The Plasmodium brasilianum strain Bolivian I chromosome 11, whole genome shotgun sequence nucleotide sequence aatgatgtttttaactttaatatatttttatttctttttatatttgaaaaaaaagatattcaagattatttttttttctttttttttttattttattttttgctacTCAATGGACGGGGTTCATCTGTAGCTATTTATTACGATATATTACTTCACTTACTTGAACGCTTTCCGTTCAGTAGAGAAAAACTAGATGATGCCCCGACAAGTGATATAGTAAATTGTAAGTTCGAACAAGAGCATATAAGTAACACCAAAAGGAGCACCCTTGTAGAAGCAAATGAGAACGTAGTGGATGGTGCATGTATAGAGAGCAAAGGGGGAAGTGAACAAcattgtatgtatgtatttaccGAAAATCAATGTGTCCAAATTttgtatgaaaatattatgctCTTACCTTTGGAAACATTGTTTGTTCAGAAAAATTTAGACAACTGTAATGTCTGTTTTAGGAGTACAAGTATGTATGAACAgcttacaaatatatattattgccaaaagaaaaaaacaaataagagggatggaaaagataaaaatcaGTTTGAtcatttaagaaaaaagttagtggatgaaaaaaatatggatgAAAAGAGTGTACTCTCTgcattttgtaattttgttCTTTCGGCAGTAAGTAAGGATCAAGTGGTTCGACGTTGTTTACATTTACTAAATGAGTATATACATGATGTAGGCGATAGACTGAAGAAAGGTAATGAGAGTAACAGATGGAAGGAGCAAAATGAGAATAATCTTTCAAGTAATAATACGGTAATGAACAACAGTATGTGTTATAGTGAAGACAATATGCATatgagtaaaaaatattgcgctgcaataaattttatgttgTTATTTTTGCAAGAATTAAAGGGTATACTATTTCCTGGGAGCGAGGGAAATCACCATAACATAAGTGACAGTACTAAAGAATACTTTGCATACCTTTTAAAAGATacgtttataattttatttcatctaATAGAGTATAAAAACTACGAAATGGTGGAAATTGTGCGGTGCAATTTTGATTTGCTCCGATTTCTTCTTGCGCACGATATGGACAAGCACTTGGAGGGGAATGCCCCTCAGCTCGTAATGAATGATATTAATTTGAAGTGGGAGTTTAATCAGCGGAATTCCACGTTTTGTTTCGATAGTTTGTTCATTATTCTTCATAAATTGCTCGTAAGTAGTAAAATGACCAAGGATGTGTATTTTGACACCTTGGGTATTAGCCTGAATGTACTTGACTCCTTTTATATGAGGAAAAGTGAAAATTATGAGAGGATATCTAAGTCCTTATTGGAGGTTAGACAAATGAAGTTTAAGAAGGGTACCATAAAGATATGGAAAGTCGTACCCCTTTCACACGCATAAGTGCAAATACATATGAgtatacgcatatacatgCGCATATACACGTCTGTGAATgcatatttacacatatgtgCGTccatatttacacatatatgcgtCCATATTTACATGTCTGTGCGTCCATATTTACACGTCTGTGAATgcatatttacacatatgtgCGTCCATATTTACACGTCTGTGCGTccatatttacacatatgtgCGTCCATATTTACACGTCTGTGAATgcatatttacacatatgtgaatgcatatttacacatatgtgaatgcatatttacacatatgtgCGTCCATATTTGCATTTATGGgcatatacgtacacactTCTGCGTGTGCGCTCGTACCGCGCGTAACCGCGTTCCCCTTTCCTTAGGTTCTTTTTAGCGAACCGGTGAGTGAAGCAACTGTTGAAGACAAACTGTCAGTGTGTATAGAGCTAATTACCTTTATGAAGAATAGAAAAACgaaattttttgatttatctGTTACTGcgttagaaatatataagtactgTATGGAGCTAGATTTGCCTAGTTCTACTAGTAGCTACAAATTACTATCAACTTTTTATGAATGTGTACATGTTGATGATATGAGTTATGCTTTATTTGATAAGAATTTTTACTTTGACATgttccatatatataaaaaaagaatggaTAAAAGGCAAACTTTTCCTGATAGTAGTTtttgcacattttttttaaaattttttactcaatatattttagcgAAACATACGAAggatagtagtaataatgaaGAAGTTAATGACTTATGCTTGTATTTCATCCTTGTAATATacctaaaaataaattatagttACATCGACGAGTTTAAAAAGGAGTTGTTTTCCAAATTAAGGAAGGAAACCCTTTATTCGTACTTGTCATTAATGCGGAAAATATATCACTCTTTTGGGGAACAAGCATATTGGGATAATGGGAAAGAGCGAACGACGTTTCCTTGCAATGGTAATGGTCCGTATAGAAGCGGCCCAATTGTAAAGGAGCTAAGCTATGAGAGCGTCAAGAGTAATCAAAGCGGTGGAAGCGGTCAAAGCAGTGGAAGCGGTCAAAGCAGTGGAAGCGGTCAAAGCAGTGGAAGCGGTCAAAGCAGTGGAAGCGGTCAAAGCAGTGGAAGCGGTCAAAGCAGTGGAAGCAGAAAAAGAGGCTATGCCCGTGGAGAGTACTGTCACATTCATGCAAATGTGATTAGTGCCTCCATCTTCTTCGAACATGTTACGAAATTCAGAAACGATGATAATGGTAGAGTGCAAGTGCCTACTATTGAAAGAGAGCATCTTCATGATCAGTCAATGAAAGACGATGGTGAAGGAgataaaatggaaatacATTTGTTTATAAAGAAGGAAGATGTTATAAATCCTAAATATATCCAACGGATGTTGTgcatatatagaatatactatgatattcaatttttcacTTTTGAGGATGTGaaaaatttaacttttttttttttcgagcCATATAACATTGAAAAGGAATATACTTCAAACCATGAGACTGGAAAATTCCTTAAAACAGATAACCACTtggataatttttttaattatatttattcaaatattaGATGCAAGGAATTGTATGTTTTCTTAAATACGTTAAGAAGCGAATTAGGGGATGATGCAGTAATGAATAAACACAGTCTTTTTAacttgtatttttatatatatcattatagtGATAGGAAAAGTGCAGTGGATCATCCAAATGAACAGGTAGCCATTTCGGATGTAGTTTGtattatgaagaaaatatacaattatgaatttcttaaaatatgtaaagcAATACTAAGAGAGAGGAATTACAAAGATGAAGGAGAACAGAAGTTGAAGGATGATATAGCCCACAAATTAAACAgctttaaattaaaaaatttctacGATTTAAAAGTgcaaattttcctttttaaggagtacataataaaatatattatgaaaatgaaCAAGGGGGAGGAAGAGAACAATATGGGTGAAAAAAACTGTTACAGTGGTTGTAAGAATAAAGATAGAGGTATGTCCAATGAGGAATGTAACAAAGATCATGTTAATTATACAAAGGAGGACAGTAGTACAGATGTGAAGAAACTTAGTGACGAGGAGCTCTATCAGAATAAGATAAACCAGTTGAAACAGAAAATaccttcattttttcattcttataTTGATAAGAATCTTAACTTGAGTGCAAAAAATGAGTTAGAGTTAATAAATTTGCTAAAACATTTAGTATGCATCAGTAAGCATATTACTGGCTTTAATTTGTTTGAGTGCACGATTGTTCAAAGGCTTCTTATAGATTTGAAGAACCTGGATCTAAGTAACTAcgacatttttttttgctgcaTGTCCTTCGTTAAAGGAGTTAAAAATGGAATCGAGATTAGAAGCGGGATTGGAAGCGGGAGTGGAAGCGGGATTGGAAGCGGGATTAGAAGTTGGACTGGCATTGACTACAGCGATTGGGGCGAACCTCGTAATGATGAAGCTTCTCTTTTCCTTAACAGTAATGCGGATGCTttgaaaaacatttttatgagTTATCTTGCCTTTCTAAAAGGCCACTACAAGAAGTGCTACGAGGAAAAAGCCTCCATGTACAAGGAGAAAGGTAGGATACTGAATAGCACTCTGAGTGCTAGCAATAGTGGTAGTGCCAATAAAGGAAGTAATAATGGCGATTTTAACGTTGGCAGCTGTAGCGTTAGTAGTTGTACTGATGATAATTTTAGAAAGAACAATGCGCAGGAAGGGGAGATGAACGGGCAGAATGACCGAAGGACTGTGAATGAGGATGACAGAAAAGAAGCCCTACTACTACACAGCAAAATGggcatacattttttactGTACGTATACAATTTGATAGGAGTAAGTGACGTAACGCCTCTTAACTttgtaaatgaaaagaagTTTATGAAAAACATGATTAAgattgtttattttgttctatcAACAGATCAATGTTGTAAAGGttacataaatgaaaagttAAAAGCACTCTGTGTAAAGATAGTAAAGAAGCTTTTCGATTGCGACTCTATATGTTTTAGCTCCATATATAAAATCCACTTCTTCACATTACAGTTATGTATTAGtgaatataatgaatattttatgaacaaaatattttttaaaaaagatgtGGTATCCGTTGAGTATTTGATTAagttgaagaaaaaaatgctagatatttatataaatacttattatttatatattttattttcaaatatagaGAAGTTTAAGCATAGCAGTGTGTTTATTGAAAAGACACGTACAATTCTTTTATCaaatagtatattttttaacgaaTTACACAAACTGAAAAATGCTAATGAGGATATGTTTCATACAGTGAGTAgttatctatatattaatggaGGTGAGGAAAGGGAGGAGGAACATGTAGAAAAtcgttttttaaattctgtTGTTACTATGCCTGAAGGGCATTACGAAAGGAGAATACTAAATTGTAATAAGCATGATGTGTGTGTAAATGAAGTGGATAATGTGAACGGTATGAACGGTATGAACGGTATGAACGGTATGAACGGTATGAACAGTATGAAAGGTATGAACGGTATGAACGGTATGAACGGTATGAAAGGTATGAACGGTTTAGGTGGTGTTATCTGTGGGGGTCTGGATGGAAATAAATCAGAAAAGAATAGGGGGAAGGATACAAAGTACGACAGCTGCACAAGCGATGGCAGCTTCTTAAGCAATGCCTCATCGTTAAGGTATAATTGCTGCACaagcaataataatttcGTAGGTGTTGACTGCTTTGTAGGTGAtagtagtaacagtaacaataattCGAAAGATGGCCCTGCGCATAACAGAGAAGAGTTTAAGGAAGGcacaacaaaaaataaatacaaaaaag carries:
- a CDS encoding zinc finger protein, which codes for MFSFFLVSKDALLTNIFMQSNENAVSDIDSKNSQLIVNCINKLHKKSLQTKLKSINELILHLSKCDEDAVSHLFPPFLNVYKKLIYHPNYSLRENLNLCLKLFIEKIKTKIKLHLSIFLPPLFVSLFDYSRSVKSLSSDILSIIFPNKGEGKNLEKEEKEEKKKKGAKLRLQEENKLYLNVKKLNVNTVNLYKCLKYIKDDMNEAVTSNLKNMNNDEDYDSNIYLFNVLCFFPALLYMIIKYAKEVNGNFDEGENEIIDENNKSILKRNYKDKIKETVKEEFASFRNIFSSFLNALNFIYEKNKENLRVKKMMYLSIFNIIYLLKKEKINYMDLNDEEGNTYIFNYIRCIVSNKEEYIMKNINHFLLLYFLSENKKKINENFLKSYLSLVKQNKIYGNDVFNFNIFLFLFIFEKKDIQDYFFFFFFLFYFLLLNGRGSSVAIYYDILLHLLERFPFSREKLDDAPTSDIVNCKFEQEHISNTKRSTLVEANENVVDGACIESKGGSEQHCMYVFTENQCVQILYENIMLLPLETLFVQKNLDNCNVCFRSTSMYEQLTNIYYCQKKKTNKRDGKDKNQFDHLRKKLVDEKNMDEKSVLSAFCNFVLSAVSKDQVVRRCLHLLNEYIHDVGDRLKKGNESNRWKEQNENNLSSNNTVMNNSMCYSEDNMHMSKKYCAAINFMLLFLQELKGILFPGSEGNHHNISDSTKEYFAYLLKDTFIILFHLIEYKNYEMVEIVRCNFDLLRFLLAHDMDKHLEGNAPQLVMNDINLKWEFNQRNSTFCFDSLFIILHKLLVSSKMTKDVYFDTLGISLNVLDSFYMRKSENYERISKSLLEVLFSEPVSEATVEDKLSVCIELITFMKNRKTKFFDLSVTALEIYKYCMELDLPSSTSSYKLLSTFYECVHVDDMSYALFDKNFYFDMFHIYKKRMDKRQTFPDSSFCTFFLKFFTQYILAKHTKDSSNNEEVNDLCLYFILVIYLKINYSYIDEFKKELFSKLRKETLYSYLSLMRKIYHSFGEQAYWDNGKERTTFPCNGNGPYRSGPIVKELSYESVKSNQSGGSGQSSGSGQSSGSGQSSGSGQSSGSGQSSGSGQSSGSRKRGYARGEYCHIHANVISASIFFEHVTKFRNDDNGRVQVPTIEREHLHDQSMKDDGEGDKMEIHLFIKKEDVINPKYIQRMLCIYRIYYDIQFFTFEDVKNLTFFFFEPYNIEKEYTSNHETGKFLKTDNHLDNFFNYIYSNIRCKELYVFLNTLRSELGDDAVMNKHSLFNLYFYIYHYSDRKSAVDHPNEQVAISDVVCIMKKIYNYEFLKICKAILRERNYKDEGEQKLKDDIAHKLNSFKLKNFYDLKVQIFLFKEYIIKYIMKMNKGEEENNMGEKNCYSGCKNKDRGMSNEECNKDHVNYTKEDSSTDVKKLSDEELYQNKINQLKQKIPSFFHSYIDKNLNLSAKNELELINLLKHLVCISKHITGFNLFECTIVQRLLIDLKNLDLSNYDIFFCCMSFVKGVKNGIEIRSGIGSGSGSGIGSGIRSWTGIDYSDWGEPRNDEASLFLNSNADALKNIFMSYLAFLKGHYKKCYEEKASMYKEKGRILNSTLSASNSGSANKGSNNGDFNVGSCSVSSCTDDNFRKNNAQEGEMNGQNDRRTVNEDDRKEALLLHSKMGIHFLLYVYNLIGVSDVTPLNFVNEKKFMKNMIKIVYFVLSTDQCCKGYINEKLKALCVKIVKKLFDCDSICFSSIYKIHFFTLQLCISEYNEYFMNKIFFKKDVVSVEYLIKLKKKMLDIYINTYYLYILFSNIEKFKHSSVFIEKTRTILLSNSIFFNELHKLKNANEDMFHTVSSYLYINGGEEREEEHVENRFLNSVVTMPEGHYERRILNCNKHDVCVNEVDNVNGMNGMNGMNGMNGMNSMKGMNGMNGMNGMKGMNGLGGVICGGLDGNKSEKNRGKDTKYDSCTSDGSFLSNASSLRYNCCTSNNNFVGVDCFVGDSSNSNNNSKDGPAHNREEFKEGTTKNKYKKDRKRKESILYELKSHMTNIFLGIHLNKNILDLYSFLLKLNYLNVLLSMLNICLSSEYFIYEDDLYQKFLLFLENHNLNLYNFLNDFKKVNDILEGYTDGTVGSDEVGSSRVDHNKNKFYIFFLSLHLILLLITVYPRESIKIIKENKLFDIINFNQLLLSNLIIDHQLSQLSALASSYVNTTFSYNPVLKTLYFKYKIKEDDSEQFEDVTVKLSLSFMPNYPFSQLVIKDKIEALDKKAYVHNSIKSMYKYARTGNINEIFIKFDNLMNSYFQNKSQCNICFMILHERKTCDKTCSKCNAAYHSHCLHKWFLTSHNTKCPSCQMQFNS